From a region of the Thermosipho melanesiensis BI429 genome:
- the folP gene encoding dihydropteroate synthase, producing MNFNKTMIMGIVNVTPDSFYPKSRIDKEKLLETVNHMIKNGADIIDVGGESTRPGASEVSLEEELNRVVPAIELIKKNFDVIVSIDTYKSKVAEESIKVGADIVNDISALRFDDNMVNVVKQYNRPVILMHMKGTPKNMQNNPYYKDTIGEIIEFLKERINFAKSYGIEDIIIDPGIGFGKRLIDNLLILKHLDEFKKLGYPILIGASRKSMIGMILDLPVEERLEGTLAITAYCALKGVKIIRVHDVKENYRVIKVIEAIKNATR from the coding sequence ATGAATTTTAACAAAACAATGATCATGGGAATAGTTAATGTAACACCAGATTCTTTCTATCCAAAAAGTAGAATCGACAAAGAAAAACTTCTTGAGACTGTAAATCACATGATTAAAAATGGTGCAGATATAATCGATGTTGGCGGAGAAAGCACCCGACCTGGTGCTAGTGAAGTCTCTTTAGAAGAAGAACTTAACAGAGTAGTTCCAGCCATTGAATTAATAAAGAAAAACTTCGATGTTATTGTTTCCATAGATACTTACAAATCAAAAGTTGCAGAAGAAAGTATAAAAGTTGGTGCTGATATAGTAAATGATATAAGCGCTTTGCGATTTGATGATAATATGGTAAATGTTGTAAAACAATACAACCGTCCAGTTATATTAATGCATATGAAAGGTACTCCAAAAAACATGCAAAATAATCCTTATTACAAAGATACAATCGGTGAAATAATAGAATTTTTGAAAGAAAGAATAAATTTTGCAAAAAGTTATGGAATAGAGGATATAATAATAGATCCTGGAATTGGTTTTGGAAAAAGACTTATAGATAATCTGCTAATACTAAAACATTTAGATGAGTTTAAAAAACTTGGATACCCTATACTTATCGGTGCAAGCAGAAAATCAATGATAGGAATGATTTTAGATCTTCCCGTAGAAGAGAGACTTGAAGGAACACTTGCAATTACCGCGTATTGTGCTTTAAAAGGCGTTAAAATAATAAGGGTTCATGATGTAAAAGAAAA
- a CDS encoding alpha/beta hydrolase has product MSLFELKDVKTVTVSQPLFLKGSTGKGVLLIHGYTGSPHDMVYLANRLNEEGYTVLVPRLPGHGTSSKDFLESNWRDWLRRGLDSYFDLSGLCEEVYIGGLSMGGVLALILASIVNPKKIVSIAGAIFTVDKRIALTPLISLFTKKMKRKIYFEKYENKDLEYLSKEYWSYNWPLQAKYLYKLMKIARKRIRLIRSDILILASEKDETVPLKAAHYIYNNVSSEKRKLEVFKESGHVMTNDVEKEKVADKIIEWFRE; this is encoded by the coding sequence ATGAGTCTTTTTGAGTTAAAAGACGTCAAGACTGTAACAGTTTCACAACCTTTATTTTTGAAAGGTAGCACCGGGAAAGGTGTTTTATTAATCCACGGTTATACGGGAAGTCCACACGATATGGTATATTTAGCAAATAGATTAAATGAAGAAGGATATACTGTTTTAGTTCCAAGATTACCGGGACATGGTACTTCTTCAAAAGATTTTCTTGAGAGTAACTGGAGGGATTGGCTTAGAAGGGGTTTGGATAGTTATTTTGATTTATCAGGTTTATGTGAAGAAGTTTACATTGGAGGACTTTCTATGGGTGGGGTTTTAGCTTTAATTTTGGCGAGCATAGTTAATCCTAAAAAGATTGTTTCCATTGCTGGAGCAATTTTTACGGTGGATAAAAGAATTGCATTAACACCTTTAATTTCCTTATTTACAAAAAAGATGAAAAGGAAAATTTATTTTGAAAAGTATGAAAACAAAGATTTAGAGTATTTGTCCAAAGAATATTGGTCATATAACTGGCCTTTACAGGCAAAATATTTATACAAATTAATGAAGATAGCTAGAAAGAGGATTAGATTAATAAGATCAGATATTTTGATTTTAGCTTCTGAAAAAGACGAAACTGTACCTTTAAAAGCAGCTCATTATATATATAATAACGTTTCTTCGGAAAAAAGAAAATTGGAAGTTTTCAAAGAATCAGGACATGTTATGACAAATGATGTGGAAAAGGAAAAAGTGGCAGATAAAATAATAGAATGGTTTAGAGAATAG
- a CDS encoding pyridoxal-phosphate-dependent aminotransferase family protein, with protein sequence MENEILKIGAKQIPYFRTDEFSQLMFEIEKLFVKILNAPMNSKFILLTASGTGAMEAAVMNLFTEKDKVLVINGGTFGKRFAELCRLHGIDFRTIDLKFGERLTEEHLKPHDNKGYTALLVNIHETSTGQLYDKKLLSEFCKKNDMLFVVDAISSFLADEYDIEKYNIDCTILSSQKALALPPGLSFLILSEKSVERIKNRKPKNMYFNLSDYLSNMERGQTPFTPAVGIVYQLYEKLKNINNVGVRPFIEKTKKLAHHFRENIDNLNVVVPDYSLSNALTPILVENAFEVFLKLKKKGIFVTPSGGSLKNRLLRIGHIGNLTTEDNETLIRNLEEIL encoded by the coding sequence ATGGAAAATGAGATATTAAAAATTGGAGCAAAGCAGATTCCTTATTTTAGAACAGATGAATTTTCTCAATTAATGTTTGAAATTGAGAAACTTTTCGTGAAGATTTTGAATGCCCCCATGAATTCTAAATTTATTTTACTTACTGCATCTGGCACAGGCGCCATGGAAGCTGCTGTAATGAATCTTTTTACAGAAAAAGATAAAGTATTAGTTATTAATGGTGGAACTTTTGGTAAAAGATTTGCTGAGTTATGTAGATTACATGGTATTGATTTTAGGACTATTGATTTGAAATTTGGTGAAAGATTAACGGAAGAACATTTAAAACCACATGATAACAAAGGATATACAGCTTTGTTAGTTAATATTCACGAGACTTCCACAGGACAATTATATGATAAAAAGTTACTTTCGGAATTTTGCAAAAAAAACGATATGTTGTTTGTGGTAGATGCAATTAGTTCTTTTTTGGCAGACGAATATGATATAGAAAAATACAATATAGATTGTACGATATTAAGTTCTCAAAAGGCTTTAGCATTACCTCCTGGACTATCATTTTTAATTTTGAGTGAAAAATCTGTTGAGAGGATAAAAAATAGAAAGCCAAAAAATATGTATTTTAATTTAAGTGATTATCTTTCTAATATGGAAAGAGGACAAACGCCTTTTACTCCAGCTGTAGGTATTGTGTATCAACTGTATGAAAAATTAAAAAATATAAACAATGTTGGGGTAAGGCCTTTTATTGAGAAGACAAAGAAACTTGCACATCATTTTAGAGAAAATATTGACAATCTAAACGTAGTTGTTCCTGATTATTCTCTTTCAAATGCATTAACACCAATTTTAGTAGAAAATGCATTTGAAGTTTTTTTGAAATTAAAAAAGAAAGGTATTTTCGTTACACCAAGTGGAGGTAGTTTAAAGAACAGACTTCTTAGAATAGGACATATTGGTAATTTGACTACAGAAGACAACGAAACTTTAATTAGAAATTTGGAGGAGATATTATGA
- a CDS encoding phosphocholine cytidylyltransferase family protein, whose protein sequence is MKAILLAAGKGTRISRKIGNIPKSLIDINGEPLILKTIRMLKENLVDISVVLGYKKHLFDEYTYVCKVYYNPFYSLTNSIASLWFAKDEIDGTEDIIIANADVFWDENVLRELLNSSEDVLMLYDSSRKEEGDYLFKVEGNVLIEHGKELEDPSGEYVGVSIIRKKFQKKFRERLESLIDNENFSLWWENVLYSFIGERDIYVKDISGLFWGEVDYLEDYYRILRYIDKRSE, encoded by the coding sequence ATGAAAGCGATATTACTTGCAGCAGGTAAAGGTACAAGAATTTCAAGAAAAATAGGAAATATTCCAAAGTCGTTAATTGATATAAATGGTGAACCATTGATATTAAAAACTATTAGGATGTTAAAAGAAAATTTAGTAGATATAAGTGTAGTGCTTGGGTATAAAAAGCATCTTTTCGATGAATATACTTATGTATGTAAGGTATATTACAATCCATTTTACTCACTTACCAATAGCATAGCATCTCTTTGGTTTGCAAAAGACGAGATAGATGGTACAGAAGATATAATAATTGCAAATGCTGATGTGTTTTGGGATGAGAATGTTTTGAGAGAACTTTTAAATTCTTCAGAAGACGTTTTGATGTTATATGATTCTTCTAGAAAGGAAGAAGGTGATTATTTGTTTAAAGTTGAAGGGAATGTTTTAATAGAACATGGAAAAGAATTGGAAGATCCGTCTGGGGAATATGTAGGGGTGTCAATTATTAGAAAAAAGTTTCAGAAAAAGTTCAGGGAGCGATTAGAAAGTCTAATAGATAATGAGAATTTTAGCTTGTGGTGGGAAAATGTTTTATATTCGTTTATAGGAGAAAGAGACATATATGTAAAAGATATCTCCGGGCTTTTCTGGGGAGAAGTAGATTATTTGGAGGATTACTATAGAATTTTAAGATATATTGATAAAAGGAGTGAATGA
- a CDS encoding CDP-alcohol phosphatidyltransferase family protein, producing MGIKEIMKYFDSPAAPICYIFVDRIAAFFVWINVNFFKIHPNFISIFSGIFSFYAVYYFYLGRFFWGAFFYLLAFLFDAIDGPSARALNKTSQLGIILEIWIDSLRLVGSTFAMGWYLYNSTHNVKYVFLIIVWMISFASGLWLYPKTKETFKEFIGKVKREKYIISPVPTWMDYEMFAFFFMPLFSAINIGFIVLVVGYFISSLGMSLNLLWGGRK from the coding sequence TTGGGGATAAAGGAAATTATGAAATATTTTGATTCTCCAGCAGCACCTATTTGTTACATCTTTGTAGATAGAATAGCAGCTTTTTTTGTGTGGATTAACGTTAATTTTTTTAAAATTCATCCCAATTTTATAAGTATATTTTCTGGAATATTTTCTTTTTATGCAGTTTATTATTTTTATTTAGGTAGGTTTTTTTGGGGAGCATTTTTTTATCTTTTAGCTTTCTTGTTTGATGCCATAGATGGGCCATCAGCTCGTGCTTTGAATAAGACTTCCCAGTTAGGTATAATTTTGGAAATATGGATAGATTCCTTAAGGCTTGTTGGTAGTACATTTGCAATGGGATGGTATTTGTATAATTCTACACATAATGTTAAGTATGTTTTCTTAATAATTGTTTGGATGATATCTTTTGCTTCAGGGTTATGGCTTTATCCCAAGACAAAAGAAACTTTCAAGGAGTTTATCGGAAAAGTTAAGAGAGAAAAATATATAATTTCTCCTGTACCTACGTGGATGGATTATGAGATGTTTGCATTTTTCTTTATGCCTTTATTTTCTGCTATAAATATTGGTTTTATAGTCCTTGTGGTTGGTTATTTTATTTCTTCACTTGGGATGTCACTAAATTTACTTTGGGGAGGACGAAAATGA
- a CDS encoding lysylphosphatidylglycerol synthase transmembrane domain-containing protein: MKKFLRNAVIAVSISLAIIVIMQFFQGDLSNFFKIPKYVFITTFLGYVLMYFIGGLYTKIFLKFLGYEVRFLSAFENYFFGNFFSYITPLYIGGQPFQVYHLSKLGVKSEDATNMVMTRLFETFFVTLVLDIWIFSYAFKNLDFSNLGKGLIIVGFVSQVGLVILILTFMFFPKLFKIAMVPVFKLFKFDLNKLENWLSNLKKSVNNVWKKDFYIILIDTAFWFLMVCLHVVPYYLIFRHFSHFNISFFRLVGVLSLLNSIAYYAPTPGAAGGIEGVYQISLSGIIRPSVISSAIFLWRLFSYYIPICFGLLFIWRVKDWQ; this comes from the coding sequence ATGAAAAAGTTTTTGAGAAATGCTGTTATTGCAGTTTCAATAAGTTTAGCAATAATTGTAATTATGCAGTTTTTTCAGGGGGATCTTTCCAATTTTTTTAAAATACCGAAATATGTTTTCATAACAACATTTTTAGGATATGTATTAATGTATTTTATTGGTGGATTATATACAAAAATATTTTTGAAATTTTTGGGCTATGAAGTTAGATTTCTAAGTGCTTTTGAAAATTATTTTTTTGGAAATTTCTTTTCCTATATTACACCTCTTTATATAGGTGGACAACCTTTTCAAGTATACCATCTTTCTAAATTAGGAGTTAAAAGTGAGGATGCTACTAATATGGTTATGACTAGACTTTTTGAAACATTTTTTGTTACTCTTGTTTTAGATATTTGGATTTTTTCGTATGCTTTCAAAAATTTAGATTTTTCAAATTTAGGTAAGGGATTAATAATTGTTGGGTTTGTTTCTCAAGTTGGATTAGTAATTTTAATATTGACATTTATGTTTTTTCCAAAGTTATTTAAAATTGCCATGGTACCTGTATTTAAACTTTTTAAGTTTGATTTGAATAAATTGGAAAATTGGTTGTCAAATTTAAAAAAGAGTGTAAATAACGTTTGGAAGAAAGATTTTTATATAATTTTAATTGATACTGCTTTTTGGTTTCTTATGGTATGTTTGCATGTTGTTCCATATTATCTGATTTTCAGGCATTTTTCACATTTTAATATATCATTTTTTAGACTTGTTGGAGTATTGAGTTTACTTAATAGTATAGCATATTATGCTCCGACACCTGGGGCTGCAGGTGGAATTGAGGGAGTTTATCAAATTTCATTGAGTGGAATTATCAGACCTTCTGTAATTTCGAGTGCTATCTTTTTGTGGAGACTTTTTAGCTATTATATTCCGATATGTTTTGGATTGCTTTTTATTTGGAGGGTAAAAGATTGGCAGTAG
- a CDS encoding MFS transporter gives MKKGEKFLILEGIFSNFYFILTQGVVFTAIALYFNFNEVLLGMTAAFPMIFQLLQIITPSIIEKFKYRKKLLAFFNSFKLLWIIIIFAILFEKKSPIILITTFAFSQAFTSLAGNTWSSLVSDIIPPEKRGKYFGIRSVLISFSTLLIFYLFSYIIDTVPTPYNFIYVIGITLVGVLLALLSLIPVQDPPVKTLGTISEIKEVIKEKNFLKLSFANLYWNFILLLTAPFFSYHQLKNLKISMTYISYATIAMTLISMLFYFVWGKLSDKYGNKTVMIMGLSFVSISPIIWILMNEQHWPIAMTLDAVISGIGWAAINISLIILPMEVAKRISPMYFAVFGFFGGIGGLIGSIFGGYIATFFNQLDFYINNYHIFGLQIYFVIEGILRIIAIFIFSSIKTQKYVSPTIFMFNVLNIIARRPTQRIYENAKIESAFILKKLKIEKKRLKRWW, from the coding sequence TTGAAAAAAGGTGAAAAATTTTTAATTTTGGAAGGTATATTTTCAAATTTTTATTTTATATTAACCCAGGGAGTAGTATTTACTGCCATAGCCCTATACTTTAACTTCAATGAAGTTCTACTAGGGATGACCGCGGCGTTTCCAATGATATTCCAACTCCTTCAAATTATTACGCCTTCTATTATTGAAAAATTCAAATACAGAAAAAAACTTCTTGCTTTTTTCAACTCTTTCAAATTGCTATGGATAATTATTATTTTTGCAATATTATTCGAAAAAAAATCTCCTATCATTTTAATCACAACATTTGCCTTCTCCCAAGCTTTTACATCACTTGCAGGTAATACATGGTCCTCTCTTGTATCAGATATAATTCCTCCGGAAAAACGCGGAAAATATTTTGGTATAAGAAGTGTACTTATTTCGTTTTCTACACTTTTAATATTTTATCTTTTTTCTTACATAATAGATACCGTTCCAACACCATATAATTTTATTTACGTAATTGGTATAACCTTGGTTGGAGTATTACTTGCTTTATTATCATTAATCCCGGTTCAAGACCCGCCTGTAAAAACCTTAGGTACTATAAGCGAAATTAAAGAAGTAATAAAGGAAAAAAACTTTCTAAAACTATCTTTTGCAAATTTGTATTGGAATTTCATTCTTCTTTTGACCGCCCCATTTTTTTCTTATCACCAATTAAAAAATCTTAAAATTTCTATGACGTATATAAGTTATGCAACTATAGCTATGACCTTGATTTCCATGCTATTCTACTTTGTTTGGGGAAAATTAAGTGATAAATACGGAAACAAAACCGTCATGATAATGGGACTTTCCTTTGTTTCAATATCACCAATTATCTGGATATTAATGAACGAACAACATTGGCCTATTGCAATGACTCTTGATGCTGTCATTTCCGGTATAGGGTGGGCAGCCATAAATATTTCACTTATAATCCTTCCCATGGAAGTGGCTAAAAGAATATCCCCCATGTATTTTGCAGTATTCGGATTTTTTGGGGGGATAGGAGGATTGATAGGCTCTATTTTTGGTGGTTATATCGCTACATTCTTCAATCAACTTGATTTCTATATAAATAATTATCACATTTTTGGCCTTCAAATATATTTCGTAATTGAAGGAATACTTAGGATAATTGCTATATTCATATTTTCAAGTATAAAAACACAAAAATATGTATCGCCAACCATATTCATGTTTAATGTGTTAAATATCATAGCAAGAAGACCTACACAAAGAATATATGAAAACGCTAAAATAGAAAGTGCTTTTATACTTAAAAAACTTAAAATAGAAAAAAAGAGGTTAAAAAGATGGTGGTAG